From Microtus ochrogaster isolate Prairie Vole_2 unplaced genomic scaffold, MicOch1.0 UNK66, whole genome shotgun sequence, one genomic window encodes:
- the LOC101979463 gene encoding histone H2B type 1-M-like, with the protein MPEPTKSAPAPKKGSKKAVTKAQKKDGKKRKRSRKESYSVYVYKVLKQVHPDTGISSKAMGIMNSFVNDIFERIAVEASRLAHYNKRSTITSREIQTAVRLLLPGELAKHAVSEGTKAVTKYTSSK; encoded by the coding sequence ATGCCTGAGCCAACGAAGTCCGCGCCCGCCCCGAAGAAGGGCTCCAAGAAGGCCGTGACCAAGGCCCAGAAGAAGGACGGCAAGAAGCGCAAGCGCAGCCGCAAGGAGAGCTACTCGGTGTACGTGTACAAGGTGCTGAAGCAGGTCCACCCCGACACCGGCATCTCCTCCAAGGCCATGGGCATCATGAACTCGTTCGTCAACGACATCTTCGAGCGCATCGCGGTCGAGGCTTCGCGCCTGGCGCATTACAACAAGCGCTCGACCATCACGTCCCGGGAGATCCAGACGGCCGTGCGCCTGCTGCTGCCCGGGGAGCTGGCCAAGCACGCCGTGTCCGAGGGCACCAAGGCCGTCACCAAGTACACCAGCTCCAAGTGA
- the LOC101990594 gene encoding uncharacterized protein LOC101990594 — translation MARTKQTARKSTGGKAPRKQLATKAARKSAPATGGVKKPHRYRPGTVALREIRRYQKSTELLIRKLPFQRLVREIAQDFKTDLRFQSSAVMALQEASEAYLVGLFEDTNLCAIHAKRVTIMPKDIQLARRIRGERLRERKYELQFLTQFPGIELLEPFLRAIKCENLFVPLLSSPDMARTKQTARKSTGGKAPRKQLATKAARKSAPATGGVKKPHRYRPGTVALREIRRYQKSTELLIRKLPFQRLVREIAQDFKTDLRFQSSAVMALQEACEAYLVGLFEDTNLCAIHAKRVTIMPKDIQLARRIRGERA, via the exons ATGGCTCGCACAAAGCAGACTGCTCGAAAGTCCACTGGCGGCAAAGCCCCGCGAAAGCAGCTGGCCACCAAGGCCGCCCGCAAGAGCGCCCCGGCCACCGGCGGCGTGAAGAAGCCTCACCGCTACCGGCCAGGCACCGTGGCGCTGCGCGAGATCCGGCGCTACCAGAAGTCAACCGAGCTGCTGATCCGCAAGCTGCCGTTCCAGCGTCTGGTGCGCGAGATCGCGCAGGACTTCAAGACCGACCTGCGCTTCCAGAGCTCGGCCGTCATGGCTCTACAGGAGGCGAGCGAGGCCTACCTGGTGGGTCTGTTTGAGGACACGAACCTGTGCGCCATCCACGCCAAGCGGGTCACCATCATGCCCAAGGACATCCAGCTTGCCCGCCGCATCCGCGGGGAGAGG TTGCGAGAAAGGAAGTATGAACTGCAGTTTCTAACGCAGTTTCCTGGGATAGAACTGTTGGAGCCCTTCTTGCGTGCGATCAAGTGTGAGAA CTTATTCGTCCCGCTCCTCTCATCTCCTGACATGGCTCGCACAAAGCAGACCGCTCGCAAGTCCACCGGCGGCAAGGCCCCGCGCAAGCAGCTGGCCACCAAGGCCGCCCGCAAGAGCGCCCCGGCCACCGGCGGCGTGAAGAAGCCCCACCGCTACCGGCCCGGCACCGTGGCGCTGCGCGAGATCCGGCGCTACCAGAAGTCGACCGAGCTGCTGATCCGCAAGCTGCCGTTCCAGCGTCTGGTGCGCGAGATCGCGCAGGACTTCAAGACCGACCTGCGCTTCCAGAGCTCGGCCGTCATGGCGCTACAGGAGGCCTGTGAGGCCTACCTGGTGGGTCTGTTTGAGGACACGAACCTGTGCGCCATCCACGCCAAGCGCGTCACGATCATGCCCAAGGACATCCAGCTGGCCCGCCGCATCCGCGGGGAGAGGGCATAA
- the LOC101980029 gene encoding histone H1.5: MSETAPAETAAPAPVEKSPAKKKTTKKAGAAKRKATGPPVSELITKAVSASKERSGVSLAALKKALAAGGYDVEKNNSRIKLGLKSLVSKGTLVQTKGTGASGSFKLNKKAASGDAKPKAKKAGAAKAKKPTGTTPKKPKKAAGAKKTVKKTPKKAKKPAAAGVKKVAKSPKKAKAAAKPKKAAKSPAKPKAVKPKAAKPKVAKPKTAKPKAAKAKKAVSKKK, encoded by the coding sequence ATGTCCGAAACTGCTCCCGCCGAGACTGCTGCACCAGCTCCTGTGGAGAAGTCTCCCGCGAAGAAGAAGACTACAAAAAAGGCTGGCGCTGCCAAACGCAAGGCCACCGGCCCGCCGGTGTCCGAGCTCATAACTAAGGCTGTATCCGCTTCCAAGGAGCGCAGCGGCGTGTCCCTGGCCGCGCTCAAGAAGGCTCTGGCTGCCGGTGGCTACGATGTGGAGAAGAACAACAGCCGCATCAAGCTGGGGCTCAAGAGCCTGGTGAGCAAGGGCACCCTGGTGCAGACCAAGGGCACCGGCGCCTCCGGTTCCTTCAAGCTCAACAAGAAGGCGGCTTCCGGGGATGCCAAGCCTAAAGCCAAGAAGGCGGGGGCTGCCAAGGCCAAGAAACCTACAGGCACCACCCCAAAAAAGCCTAAGAAGGCTGCGGGGGCCAAGAAGACCGTGAAGAAAACTCCgaagaaagcaaagaagcctGCAGCGGCTGGAGTAAAGAAGGTGGCAAAGAGCCCTAAGAAGGCCAAGGCTGCAGCGAAGCCTAAAAAGGCAGCTAAGAGCCCGGCGAAGCCCAAGGCTGTGAAGCCAAAAGCAGCTAAACCTAAAGTTGCCAAGCCAAAGACAGCTAAGCCTAAAGCTGCTAAGGCGAAGAAGGCTGTTTCCAAAAAGAAGTAG
- the LOC101979745 gene encoding histone H2A type 1-E-like, whose translation MSGRGKQGGKARAKAKTRSSRAGLQFPVGRVHRLLRKGNYAERVGAGAPVYLAAVLEYLTAEILELAGNAARDNKKTRIIPRHLQLAIRNDEELNKLLGRVTIAQGGVLPNIQAVLLPKKTESSHHKAKGK comes from the coding sequence ATGTCAGGACGCGGCAAGCAGGGCGGCAAGGCTCGCGCCAAGGCCAAGACCCGCTCCTCCCGAGCCGGCCTGCAGTTCCCCGTGGGCCGCGTGCACCGCCTCCTCCGCAAGGGCAACTACGCGGAGCGGGTGGGTGCCGGCGCCCCGGTGTACCTGGCGGCCGTGCTGGAGTACCTGACGGCCGAGATCCTGGAGCTGGCTGGCAACGCGGCCCGCGACAACAAGAAGACGCGCATCATCCCGCGCCACCTGCAGCTGGCCATCCGCAACGACGAGGAGCTCAACAAGCTGCTGGGCCGCGTGACGATCGCGCAGGGCGGCGTCCTGCCCAACATCCAGGCGGTGCTGCTGCCCAAGAAGACCGAGAGCAGCCACCACAAGGCCAAGGGGAAATAA